The Vicinamibacteria bacterium nucleotide sequence CTCGACGATCGCTCTCCGGACGAGATAATCGGCTACGACGAGCGCGGCATCCCCGGCTGATGGTTCTCGACACGTCGGCCTTGCTGGCCCTCCTGCTGGATGAACCCGAGGCGGAGGACTTCCGAGCCGCCGTGGAGGACGACCCCACCCGTCTCGTCTCCGCGGCGACTCTGCTCGAAACGGCGATCGTGATCGAAGCGCGAAAGGGTGACGCTGGCGGACGCGAGCTCGACCTGCTGATCCGCACTGCGGACATAACCGTGGTTCCCGTGGAGACCGATCACGTCTCCGAAGCGCGGCGGGCCTATCGGCGATTCGGCAGAGGCCGTCACGCCGCCGGGCTCAACTTCGGGGACGTCTTTGCTTACGCCCTCGCCCGGACCTCGGGCGAGCCGCTCCTGTTCAAAGGCGCCGACTTCTCGAAGAGGGAC carries:
- a CDS encoding type II toxin-antitoxin system VapC family toxin, producing the protein MVLDTSALLALLLDEPEAEDFRAAVEDDPTRLVSAATLLETAIVIEARKGDAGGRELDLLIRTADITVVPVETDHVSEARRAYRRFGRGRHAAGLNFGDVFAYALARTSGEPLLFKGADFSKRDIRGVP